A stretch of Enterobacter cloacae complex sp. ECNIH7 DNA encodes these proteins:
- the menD gene encoding 2-succinyl-5-enolpyruvyl-6-hydroxy-3-cyclohexene-1-carboxylic-acid synthase, with amino-acid sequence MSVSSFNRRWAAVILEALTRHGVRHVCIAPGSRSTPLTLAAAENRALIHHTHFDERGLGHLALGLAKVSKEPVAVIVTSGTAVANLYPALIEAGLTGERLILLTADRPPELIDCGANQAIRQPGLFSSHPSQTISLPRPTQDIPASWLVSTVDHAMETMRSGALHINCPFAEPLYGELDDTGLDWQQSLGDWWQSEKPWLREQMHLESAKQRDWFFWRQKRGVVIAGRMSAAEGKLVAEWAQTLGWPLIGDVLSQTGQPLPCADLWLGNAKAVTELAQAQIVVQLGSSLTGKRLLQWQATCTPEEYWLVDSLEGRLDPAHHRGRRLVSSIDAWLTLHPAEKRKPWAVAIPDLSRQAWELTKAHCDAFSEAGLAHRIRQYLPEQGQLFVGNSLVVRLIDAFSKLPAGYSVYSNRGASGIDGLISTAAGVQRASAKSTLAIVGDLSALYDLNALALLRQASAPFVLIVVNNNGGQIFSLLPTPQSERERFYLMPQNVQFEHAAAMFSLKYHRPESWEQLEAALSSAWKQPGATLIELVVNEADGAQALQSLLAQVSQL; translated from the coding sequence ATGTCAGTAAGTTCTTTTAACCGACGCTGGGCGGCGGTGATCCTTGAAGCCCTGACGCGCCATGGCGTCAGGCACGTGTGTATTGCACCGGGTTCGCGCTCAACGCCGCTGACGCTGGCGGCTGCCGAAAACCGGGCGTTAATTCACCACACCCACTTTGATGAACGCGGCCTCGGGCATCTTGCGCTGGGTCTGGCGAAAGTCAGCAAAGAACCTGTGGCGGTGATCGTCACCTCCGGTACCGCCGTGGCGAACCTCTATCCGGCCCTGATTGAAGCCGGGTTAACGGGTGAAAGACTGATCTTACTGACGGCCGATCGTCCCCCTGAGCTTATCGACTGCGGCGCCAATCAGGCCATTCGCCAGCCGGGACTCTTTTCTTCGCATCCTTCGCAGACGATTTCGTTACCGCGTCCCACCCAGGATATTCCGGCAAGCTGGCTGGTCTCCACCGTCGATCACGCCATGGAGACGATGCGCAGCGGGGCGTTGCATATCAACTGCCCGTTTGCCGAGCCGCTGTACGGCGAGCTGGACGACACGGGTCTTGACTGGCAGCAGTCCCTCGGCGACTGGTGGCAGAGTGAAAAACCGTGGCTGCGCGAGCAGATGCATCTTGAGAGCGCGAAACAGCGCGACTGGTTCTTCTGGCGGCAGAAGCGCGGCGTGGTGATTGCCGGGCGCATGAGCGCCGCTGAAGGCAAACTGGTTGCCGAATGGGCGCAAACCCTTGGCTGGCCGCTGATTGGCGACGTGCTTTCGCAGACCGGTCAGCCGCTGCCGTGCGCCGATCTCTGGCTGGGTAACGCGAAAGCGGTCACCGAGCTTGCGCAGGCGCAGATTGTGGTCCAGCTTGGATCGAGTTTAACCGGCAAACGGTTACTGCAGTGGCAGGCCACCTGCACGCCGGAAGAGTACTGGCTGGTGGATTCGCTGGAAGGACGGCTTGACCCGGCGCACCACCGCGGCCGTCGTCTGGTCAGCAGCATCGACGCCTGGCTGACGCTTCATCCGGCTGAAAAACGCAAGCCCTGGGCGGTGGCTATACCGGACCTTTCGCGCCAGGCGTGGGAACTGACCAAAGCGCACTGCGACGCGTTTAGCGAGGCCGGGCTGGCGCACCGCATTCGTCAGTACCTGCCTGAACAGGGGCAGCTGTTTGTCGGCAATAGCCTGGTGGTGCGCCTGATTGACGCTTTTTCGAAGCTGCCCGCGGGCTACTCGGTGTACAGTAACCGCGGCGCCAGCGGCATCGACGGGCTGATCTCGACGGCGGCGGGCGTGCAGCGCGCCAGCGCGAAATCGACGCTGGCGATCGTGGGCGATCTCTCCGCGCTCTACGATCTCAACGCGCTGGCGCTGCTGCGTCAGGCGTCAGCCCCGTTTGTGCTGATTGTGGTCAACAACAACGGCGGGCAGATTTTCTCCCTGTTGCCAACGCCCCAGAGCGAGCGCGAGCGCTTCTATCTGATGCCGCAGAATGTGCAGTTCGAACACGCCGCGGCGATGTTTAGCCTGAAATACCATCGCCCGGAAAGCTGGGAACAGCTGGAGGCGGCGTTAAGCAGCGCCTGGAAACAGCCGGGCGCGACGCTGATTGAGCTGGTGGTGAACGAGGCTGACGGTGCGCAGGCCCTGCAAAGCCTGCTGGCGCAGGTGAGCCAGCTGTGA
- the menF gene encoding isochorismate synthase MenF: MNSIFLALEQLRSQLSQALPAAPGIRHFDVSFPLNDAFDPLAWLGEQQCYPQFYWQQRNGDEELAALGAVTQFSSLALASQFLRAQNAAGDTRICGLNAFNPEQGSLFLPRLLWRRTAGTATLRLQLWSDRSLVEDARVAQDFLQQLRPARSIRPLSVQVEHETHQPQQAEWLKLIRRATETIARGDFEKVVLARATDLQFTQRVNPVALMAASRALNLHCYHFCMVFDASNAFLGSTPERLWRRRGKLLRTEALAGTVASHTDDSQAQRLGEWLLNDDKNQRENMLVVEDICQRLQHSTQTLEVLPPQVVRLRKVQHLRRCIWTELKQADDEQCLLMLQPTAAVAGLPRQPAREFIQKVEPFNREWYAGSAGYLSPEQSEFCVALRSARVQEDSLRLYAGAGIVSGSDPEQEWQEIENKAAGLRSLLLRD; this comes from the coding sequence GTGAATTCGATTTTCCTCGCGCTGGAGCAGCTGCGTTCCCAGCTGTCGCAAGCGTTACCCGCAGCACCCGGCATACGTCATTTCGACGTCTCTTTCCCGTTAAACGACGCCTTCGATCCCCTCGCCTGGCTGGGCGAGCAGCAGTGTTATCCGCAGTTTTACTGGCAGCAGCGTAACGGCGATGAAGAGCTGGCCGCGCTGGGGGCGGTCACCCAATTTTCCTCTCTGGCATTAGCCTCGCAGTTTTTGCGCGCGCAAAACGCGGCAGGTGATACCCGCATCTGCGGCCTGAACGCCTTTAATCCCGAACAGGGCAGCCTCTTTTTACCGCGACTGCTCTGGCGACGCACCGCCGGCACCGCTACGCTGCGACTGCAGCTGTGGAGCGACCGCTCGCTTGTCGAGGATGCCCGCGTCGCGCAGGATTTTTTACAGCAGCTCCGTCCTGCGAGATCTATCCGTCCGCTCTCCGTGCAGGTTGAGCACGAAACCCATCAGCCGCAGCAGGCCGAATGGCTGAAGCTTATACGCAGGGCGACGGAGACCATCGCGCGCGGTGATTTTGAAAAAGTGGTGCTCGCCCGGGCAACCGATCTGCAGTTCACGCAGCGCGTTAACCCTGTCGCGCTGATGGCCGCCAGCCGCGCCCTCAATTTACATTGCTATCATTTCTGCATGGTATTCGACGCCAGCAACGCTTTTCTCGGCTCGACCCCCGAGCGTCTCTGGCGGCGGCGCGGCAAGCTGCTGCGCACGGAAGCGCTCGCGGGAACCGTCGCCAGCCATACCGATGATAGCCAGGCGCAGCGTCTCGGCGAGTGGCTGCTGAACGATGATAAAAACCAGCGCGAAAATATGCTGGTGGTGGAAGATATCTGCCAGCGTCTTCAGCACTCTACGCAGACGCTTGAGGTACTGCCCCCCCAGGTGGTACGCCTGCGTAAAGTGCAGCATTTGCGCCGCTGTATCTGGACCGAGCTCAAACAGGCCGACGACGAGCAGTGTCTGCTCATGTTACAGCCGACCGCGGCCGTTGCCGGATTACCCCGACAGCCCGCGCGCGAGTTTATCCAGAAGGTTGAACCCTTTAACCGCGAGTGGTACGCCGGTTCGGCCGGGTATTTATCCCCCGAACAGAGTGAGTTCTGCGTGGCGCTGCGCTCCGCGCGCGTTCAGGAGGACTCCCTGCGGCTCTACGCCGGCGCCGGTATTGTCAGCGGATCTGACCCGGAGCAGGAGTGGCAGGAGATCGAAAACAAAGCCGCCGGATTGCGCTCTCTGCTCCTAAGGGATTAA
- the elaB gene encoding stress response protein ElaB: MSFQSWDTRIDDDLALLSETLEEVLRSSGDPADQKYIELKARAEQALHEVKNRVSHASDTYYYRAKKAVYRADDYVHEKPWQGIGVGAAVGLVLGLLLARR, from the coding sequence ATGTCATTTCAATCCTGGGATACCCGTATCGACGACGACCTGGCCTTGCTGAGCGAAACGCTGGAAGAGGTGTTACGTTCCTCGGGCGACCCTGCCGATCAGAAATATATTGAGCTAAAAGCCCGCGCCGAGCAGGCGCTGCATGAAGTGAAAAACCGCGTCAGCCATGCGTCAGATACTTACTACTACCGTGCCAAAAAAGCGGTATATCGTGCCGATGATTACGTGCATGAAAAACCGTGGCAGGGTATTGGGGTGGGTGCTGCCGTGGGGCTGGTGCTGGGGCTGCTGTTAGCCCGTCGTTAA
- a CDS encoding GNAT family N-acetyltransferase: MIQWQDLHHSELTVHSLYALLKLRCEVFVVEQTCPYQDIDGDDLVGENRHILGWRDNELVAYARILKSEDDFEPVVIGRVIISGKARGEKLGYQLMEKTLEACRKQWPDKALYLGAQAHLQSFYAHFGFTPVTEVYDEDGIPHIGMARETKQA; this comes from the coding sequence ATGATCCAGTGGCAAGATTTACATCATAGCGAACTCACCGTTCATTCACTTTATGCCCTGCTGAAGCTGCGCTGTGAAGTGTTTGTTGTGGAACAGACCTGCCCGTATCAGGACATCGACGGCGATGACCTCGTTGGTGAGAACCGCCATATCCTCGGCTGGCGGGATAACGAGCTGGTGGCGTATGCGAGGATTCTGAAAAGCGAAGACGATTTTGAGCCTGTCGTCATTGGCCGCGTCATCATCAGCGGCAAGGCACGCGGTGAAAAGCTGGGCTATCAGCTGATGGAAAAAACGCTGGAGGCGTGCCGGAAACAGTGGCCGGACAAGGCGTTATACCTGGGCGCGCAGGCGCACCTGCAGTCGTTCTATGCCCACTTTGGCTTCACGCCGGTAACGGAAGTGTATGACGAAGATGGTATTCCGCATATCGGCATGGCGCGGGAAACGAAGCAGGCGTAA
- the rbn gene encoding ribonuclease BN, which yields MELIFLGTSAGVPTRSRNVTAILLDLKHPTRGGLWLFDCGEGTQHQLLHTAYHPGKLDKIFITHLHGDHLFGLPGLLCSRSMAGNANPLTIYGPAGIREFVATTLRLSGSWTDYPLEVVEIAEGLVFDDEDYRVTAQPLNHPVECYGYRIDAHDKPGALDAAALMAGGVKPGPLFQRLKHGETVTLEDGRVINGQDYLAAPQPGKKLAIFGDTAPCPAALTLAQGVDVMVHEATLETAMEEKANGRGHSSTRQAAQLARDAGVGRLIVTHVSSRYDARGCEKLLAECRALFPECELAEDFAQVSV from the coding sequence ATGGAACTGATTTTTCTGGGTACGTCCGCTGGCGTGCCAACCCGCTCACGAAACGTGACGGCGATCCTGCTGGATCTTAAGCATCCCACCCGCGGCGGGCTGTGGCTGTTTGACTGCGGTGAAGGGACGCAGCATCAGCTGTTACACACCGCTTACCACCCCGGCAAGCTGGATAAAATTTTTATCACCCATCTGCATGGCGACCACCTGTTTGGCCTTCCCGGCCTTCTGTGCAGCCGCTCGATGGCCGGTAACGCCAACCCGCTGACGATTTACGGGCCAGCGGGTATTCGTGAATTTGTTGCAACTACGCTACGCCTGAGCGGGTCATGGACCGATTATCCGCTGGAGGTCGTTGAGATTGCCGAAGGGCTGGTATTCGATGACGAGGATTATCGGGTTACTGCTCAACCGCTCAATCATCCTGTGGAGTGCTATGGCTACCGTATTGATGCGCATGATAAACCCGGCGCGCTGGATGCCGCCGCGCTGATGGCCGGCGGCGTAAAACCCGGGCCGCTGTTCCAGCGTCTTAAGCACGGAGAGACCGTCACGCTGGAGGACGGACGCGTCATTAACGGCCAGGATTATCTCGCCGCACCGCAGCCCGGCAAAAAACTGGCGATTTTTGGCGATACGGCCCCATGCCCGGCAGCGCTCACGCTGGCTCAGGGCGTGGACGTGATGGTGCATGAAGCGACGCTTGAAACGGCGATGGAAGAGAAAGCCAACGGCCGGGGCCATAGCTCCACGCGACAGGCGGCACAGCTTGCCCGTGACGCGGGCGTCGGGCGGCTCATCGTCACTCATGTCAGCTCGCGCTACGACGCGCGGGGCTGCGAAAAGCTGCTGGCAGAGTGCCGCGCGCTGTTCCCGGAATGTGAGCTGGCCGAAGATTTCGCTCAGGTTAGCGTTTAG
- a CDS encoding chemotaxis protein, with translation MDNFQKDIDDRANLTLSNRFELLLFRLGTSLNENKSELFGINVFKLREIVPMPEFTKPAGMKSPLMGMVNIRDQVIPVIDLAAVAGCKPTTGLNILLITEYARSVQAFAVESVENIMRLDWKQVHAAETAVSGRYITSIACLDEKTDTNDLAMVLDVEQILYDITPANHDLHATNLKTTKFHIKPGAVAIVAEDSKVARSMLEKGLQAMEIPAQLHITGKDAWEKIGVLAAQAQAEGVPITDKIALVLTDLEMPEMDGFTLTRKIKTDPVLKDIPVVIHSSLSGNANEDHIRKVKADGYVAKFELNELSSVIEEVLDRSMKKIDGPLISRKQLA, from the coding sequence ATGGATAATTTCCAGAAAGATATTGATGACAGGGCGAATCTGACCCTGTCGAACCGTTTTGAACTGTTGCTGTTCCGTCTTGGCACCTCTCTGAACGAAAATAAATCTGAGCTGTTTGGCATTAACGTCTTTAAGCTGCGTGAAATTGTTCCGATGCCGGAGTTCACGAAACCCGCCGGGATGAAATCGCCGCTGATGGGAATGGTGAATATTCGCGATCAGGTGATCCCGGTGATTGACCTGGCCGCCGTGGCGGGCTGCAAGCCCACCACCGGGCTGAACATCCTGCTGATCACCGAATATGCGCGCAGCGTGCAGGCGTTTGCCGTGGAATCGGTTGAGAACATCATGCGTCTGGACTGGAAGCAGGTGCATGCGGCGGAAACCGCCGTCAGCGGTCGCTACATCACCAGCATCGCGTGTCTTGACGAGAAGACCGATACCAACGATCTGGCGATGGTGCTGGACGTTGAGCAGATCCTGTATGACATCACCCCGGCCAATCACGATCTGCACGCCACGAATCTAAAGACCACCAAATTCCATATCAAGCCAGGCGCTGTCGCTATCGTTGCAGAAGATTCTAAGGTGGCGCGCTCGATGCTGGAGAAAGGTCTGCAGGCGATGGAGATCCCCGCGCAGCTGCATATCACCGGCAAAGACGCGTGGGAGAAAATTGGCGTGCTGGCCGCACAGGCGCAGGCTGAAGGAGTTCCCATCACCGATAAGATCGCTCTGGTGCTGACCGACCTCGAAATGCCTGAGATGGACGGTTTTACGCTCACGCGCAAAATCAAAACCGACCCGGTATTGAAGGACATTCCGGTAGTGATCCACTCTTCCCTTTCCGGCAACGCCAACGAAGACCATATTCGCAAGGTGAAGGCCGACGGGTACGTCGCGAAGTTTGAGCTGAACGAGCTGTCGTCGGTGATTGAGGAAGTGCTGGACCGCTCGATGAAGAAGATTGACGGGCCGTTGATTAGCCGCAAGCAGCTGGCTTAA
- the nuoN gene encoding NADH-quinone oxidoreductase subunit NuoN, with product MTITPQQLIALLPLLIVGLTVVVVMLSIAWRRNHFLNATLSVIGLNAALVSLWFVGQGGAMDVTPLMRVDGYAMLYTGLVLLASLATCTFAYPWLEGYNDNKEEFYLLVLIAALGGILLANANHLAALFLGIELISLPLFGLIGYAFRQKRSLEASIKYTILSAAASSFLLFGIALLYAQSGNLSFMALGKSLGDGMLHEPLLLAGLGMMIVGLGFKLSLVPFHLWTPDVYQGAPAPVSTFLATASKIAIFGVVMRLFLYAPVGDSEAVRVVLGIIAFVSIIFGNLMALSQTNIKRLLGYSSISHLGYLMVALIALQSGEMSMETVGVYLAGYLFSSLGAFGVVSLMSSPYRGPDADSLFSYRGLFWHRPILSAVMTVMMLSLAGIPMTLGFIGKFYVLAVGVQAHLWWLTAGVVIGSAIGLYYYLRVAVSLYLSAPQQLNRDAPTNWQYSAGGIVVLISALLVLIFGIYPQPLIDIVQRAMPLM from the coding sequence ATGACAATAACTCCACAACAACTGATCGCGCTGCTACCGCTGCTGATCGTCGGATTGACGGTGGTGGTTGTGATGCTCTCCATTGCGTGGCGACGCAATCACTTCCTGAATGCCACGCTGTCGGTCATCGGCCTGAACGCCGCGTTAGTCTCTCTCTGGTTTGTTGGCCAGGGTGGGGCGATGGACGTCACCCCGCTGATGCGCGTTGACGGTTACGCCATGCTGTATACCGGTCTGGTGCTGCTGGCGAGCCTGGCAACCTGTACCTTTGCGTACCCGTGGCTCGAAGGCTACAACGACAACAAAGAAGAGTTTTACCTGCTGGTTCTGATTGCCGCGCTGGGCGGCATTCTGCTGGCGAATGCGAACCACCTGGCCGCGCTGTTCCTCGGTATTGAGCTGATCTCTCTGCCGCTGTTCGGCCTGATTGGTTACGCCTTCCGTCAGAAGCGCTCCCTGGAAGCAAGCATCAAGTACACCATTCTGTCTGCTGCTGCGTCCTCGTTCCTGCTGTTTGGTATTGCGCTGCTGTACGCACAGTCCGGTAACCTCTCCTTTATGGCGCTCGGCAAGAGCCTCGGTGACGGCATGCTGCATGAGCCGCTGCTGCTGGCAGGTCTGGGTATGATGATTGTTGGCCTCGGCTTCAAACTCTCTCTGGTGCCGTTCCACCTGTGGACGCCAGACGTATACCAGGGCGCCCCGGCTCCGGTGTCGACCTTCCTGGCGACGGCGAGCAAGATCGCTATCTTCGGTGTGGTCATGCGTCTGTTCCTGTACGCGCCTGTGGGTGACAGCGAAGCGGTTCGCGTGGTGCTGGGCATTATCGCGTTCGTCTCCATCATCTTCGGTAACCTGATGGCGCTGAGCCAGACCAACATCAAGCGTCTGCTGGGCTACTCGTCTATCTCTCATCTGGGCTACCTCATGGTGGCGCTGATTGCGCTGCAGAGCGGCGAGATGTCGATGGAAACCGTAGGCGTGTATCTGGCCGGTTACCTGTTCAGCAGTCTCGGCGCCTTCGGCGTGGTGAGCCTGATGTCCAGCCCGTACCGTGGCCCGGATGCCGATTCACTGTTCTCCTACCGTGGTCTGTTCTGGCACCGTCCGATCCTGTCCGCGGTAATGACCGTGATGATGCTCTCTCTGGCAGGTATCCCGATGACGCTCGGCTTCATCGGTAAGTTCTACGTGCTGGCTGTGGGTGTGCAGGCGCACCTGTGGTGGCTGACCGCGGGCGTGGTTATCGGCTCCGCGATTGGTCTCTACTACTACCTGCGCGTGGCCGTGAGCCTGTACCTGAGCGCGCCTCAGCAGCTCAACCGTGATGCCCCAACCAACTGGCAGTACAGCGCCGGTGGTATCGTCGTGCTTATCTCCGCACTGCTGGTGCTGATCTTCGGTATCTATCCGCAGCCGCTGATTGATATCGTGCAGCGAGCGATGCCGCTGATGTAA
- the nuoM gene encoding NADH-quinone oxidoreductase subunit M, with amino-acid sequence MLLPWLILIPFIGGFLCWQTERFGVKMPRWIALITMGLTLALGLQLWLQGGYSLTQSAGIPQWQSEFILPWIPRFGITIHLAIDGLSLLMVVLTGLLGVLAVLCSWREIEKYQGFFHLNLMWILGGVIGVFLAIDMFLFFFFWEMMLVPMYFLIALWGHKASDGKTRITAATKFFIYTQASGLVMLIAILALVFVHHNATGTWTFNYEDLLKTPMSHGVEYLLMLGFFIAFAVKMPVVPLHGWLPDAHSQAPTAGSVDLAGILLKTAAYGLLRFALPLFPNASAEFAPIAMWLGVIGIFYGAWMAFTQYDIKRLIAYTSVSHMGFVLIAIYTGSQLAYQGAVIQMIAHGLSAAGLFILCGQLYERLHTRDMRMMGGLWSKIKWLPALSMFFAVATLGMPGTGNFVGEFMILFGSFKVVPVITVISTFGLVFASVYSLAMLHRAYFGKAKSEIAAQELPGMSLRELFIILLLVVLLVLLGFFPQPILDTSHSAMGNIQQWFVNSASTTRP; translated from the coding sequence ATGTTACTACCCTGGCTAATATTAATTCCCTTCATCGGCGGCTTCCTGTGCTGGCAGACTGAACGCTTTGGCGTGAAGATGCCGCGCTGGATCGCGCTGATCACCATGGGATTGACGCTCGCGCTTGGCCTGCAACTGTGGTTGCAGGGCGGTTACTCACTGACCCAGTCTGCGGGCATTCCGCAGTGGCAGTCTGAGTTCATCCTGCCGTGGATCCCGCGTTTCGGCATTACGATCCACCTGGCGATTGACGGTCTGTCGCTGCTGATGGTGGTGCTGACTGGTCTGCTCGGCGTTCTGGCGGTACTTTGCTCCTGGCGAGAAATCGAAAAATACCAGGGCTTCTTCCACCTGAACCTGATGTGGATCCTGGGCGGCGTGATCGGCGTGTTCCTTGCCATCGACATGTTCCTGTTCTTCTTCTTCTGGGAGATGATGCTGGTGCCGATGTACTTCCTGATCGCGCTGTGGGGCCACAAGGCGTCCGACGGTAAAACGCGTATCACGGCGGCAACCAAGTTCTTCATCTATACCCAGGCGAGTGGTCTGGTGATGCTGATTGCTATTCTGGCGCTGGTGTTTGTTCACCACAACGCGACCGGTACCTGGACCTTCAACTACGAAGATCTGCTGAAGACGCCAATGTCCCACGGCGTTGAATACCTGCTGATGCTGGGCTTCTTCATCGCGTTCGCGGTGAAAATGCCGGTCGTTCCGCTGCACGGCTGGCTGCCAGACGCGCACTCTCAGGCACCAACGGCGGGTTCCGTTGACCTGGCGGGCATCTTGCTGAAAACGGCCGCCTATGGTCTGCTGCGTTTCGCACTGCCGCTGTTCCCGAATGCCTCCGCAGAGTTCGCACCGATTGCCATGTGGCTGGGTGTGATCGGTATCTTCTACGGTGCCTGGATGGCCTTCACGCAGTACGACATCAAGCGTTTGATTGCCTACACCTCCGTTTCCCACATGGGCTTCGTGCTGATTGCTATCTACACCGGCAGCCAGCTGGCGTACCAGGGCGCAGTGATCCAGATGATTGCGCACGGTCTGTCCGCAGCCGGCCTCTTCATCCTGTGCGGTCAGCTGTACGAGCGTCTGCATACCCGCGACATGCGCATGATGGGCGGCCTGTGGAGCAAAATTAAATGGCTGCCAGCGCTGTCCATGTTCTTCGCGGTGGCTACCCTGGGGATGCCGGGTACCGGTAACTTCGTCGGCGAATTTATGATTCTGTTCGGCAGCTTCAAAGTGGTACCGGTGATTACCGTGATCTCCACCTTTGGTCTGGTGTTCGCTTCCGTGTACTCGCTGGCGATGCTGCACCGCGCCTACTTCGGTAAAGCGAAGAGCGAAATTGCTGCACAAGAACTGCCGGGGATGTCGCTGCGTGAGCTGTTCATCATCCTGCTGCTGGTCGTACTGCTGGTGCTGCTGGGCTTCTTCCCGCAGCCGATTCTGGATACCTCGCATAGCGCGATGGGCAACATCCAGCAGTGGTTTGTTAATTCTGCTTCTACTACAAGGCCGTAA
- the nuoL gene encoding NADH-quinone oxidoreductase subunit L, translating to MNMLALTIIFPLIGFVLLAFSRGRWSENLSATVGIGSIGLAALVTAYAGIDFFNNGRQPFSVPLWTWMSVGDFNIGFNLVLDGLSLTMLSVVTGVGFLIHMFASWYMRGEEGYSRFFAYTNLFIASMVVLVLADNLLLMYLGWEGVGLCSYLLIGFYYTDPKNGAAAMKAFVVTRVGDVFLAFALFILYNELGTLNFREMVELAPAHFAAGNNMLWWATLMLLGGAVGKSAQLPLQTWLADAMAGPTPVSALIHAATMVTAGVYLIARTHGLFLMTPEILHLVGIVGAVTLVLAGFAALVQTDIKRVLAYSTMSQIGYMFLALGVQAWDAAIFHLMTHAFFKALLFLSSGSVILACHHEQNIFKMGGLRKSIPLVYVCFLVGGAALAALPLITAGFFSKDEILAGAMANGHINLMVAGLVGAFMTSLYTFRMIFIVFHGKEQIHAHAGKGITHHLPLIVLLVLSTFVGAMIVPPLQGVLPDTTELEHGRVLTLEITSGVVAIAGILIAAWLWLGKRTLVTAVANSAPGRLLGTWWYNAWGFDWLYDMIFVKPFLGIAWLLKRDQLNSLMNIPAILSRFAGKGLLYSENGYLRWYVASMSIGAVVVLALLMVLR from the coding sequence ATGAACATGCTTGCCTTAACCATTATTTTTCCGCTGATTGGCTTCGTGCTGCTGGCGTTTTCTCGCGGCCGCTGGTCTGAGAATCTGTCTGCGACCGTGGGCATTGGCTCCATCGGTCTGGCTGCGCTGGTGACGGCGTATGCGGGTATCGATTTCTTTAACAACGGGCGTCAGCCTTTCAGCGTGCCGCTGTGGACCTGGATGTCGGTCGGTGATTTCAACATCGGCTTCAACCTGGTGCTGGATGGCCTCTCGCTGACCATGCTTTCCGTGGTCACCGGCGTTGGCTTCCTGATCCACATGTTTGCCTCCTGGTATATGCGCGGTGAAGAGGGTTACTCCCGCTTCTTCGCCTACACCAACCTGTTTATCGCCAGCATGGTGGTTCTGGTGCTGGCCGATAACCTGCTGCTGATGTATCTGGGCTGGGAAGGCGTAGGTCTGTGTTCTTACCTGCTGATCGGTTTCTACTACACCGATCCGAAGAATGGCGCAGCGGCCATGAAAGCGTTCGTCGTGACCCGCGTGGGTGACGTCTTCCTCGCTTTCGCGCTGTTCATTCTTTACAACGAACTGGGCACGCTGAACTTCCGCGAAATGGTGGAACTGGCGCCGGCGCACTTCGCTGCAGGCAACAACATGCTGTGGTGGGCAACGCTGATGCTGCTGGGTGGCGCCGTGGGTAAATCCGCGCAGCTGCCGTTGCAGACATGGCTGGCCGACGCGATGGCGGGTCCAACCCCTGTCTCCGCGCTGATCCACGCCGCGACCATGGTAACCGCCGGTGTCTACCTGATTGCGCGTACCCATGGCCTGTTCCTGATGACCCCGGAAATTCTGCATCTGGTGGGTATCGTCGGTGCGGTCACGCTGGTGCTGGCAGGCTTTGCCGCGCTGGTGCAGACCGACATCAAACGCGTTCTCGCGTATTCCACCATGAGCCAGATCGGTTACATGTTCCTGGCGCTGGGTGTTCAGGCGTGGGACGCAGCCATTTTCCACCTGATGACGCACGCGTTCTTTAAAGCGCTGCTGTTCCTGTCATCTGGTTCCGTGATCCTGGCCTGCCACCACGAGCAGAACATCTTCAAGATGGGCGGACTGCGTAAGTCTATTCCACTGGTTTATGTCTGCTTCCTGGTAGGCGGCGCGGCGCTGGCGGCACTGCCGCTGATCACCGCGGGCTTCTTCAGTAAGGACGAAATCCTTGCGGGTGCCATGGCGAATGGTCATATCAATCTGATGGTTGCGGGTCTGGTCGGTGCGTTCATGACCTCCCTGTATACCTTCCGTATGATTTTCATCGTATTCCACGGTAAAGAACAAATTCACGCTCACGCAGGGAAGGGGATTACCCACCACCTGCCGCTGATTGTGCTGCTGGTACTGTCCACCTTCGTTGGCGCGATGATTGTGCCACCGCTGCAGGGCGTACTGCCAGACACCACCGAGCTTGAGCACGGTCGCGTTCTGACGCTTGAAATCACCTCCGGTGTGGTCGCTATCGCGGGCATCCTGATCGCTGCATGGCTGTGGCTGGGCAAACGTACGCTGGTGACTGCCGTTGCCAACAGTGCGCCGGGCCGCCTGCTGGGCACCTGGTGGTACAACGCGTGGGGCTTCGACTGGCTGTACGACATGATCTTCGTTAAGCCGTTCCTGGGCATTGCGTGGCTGCTGAAGCGCGACCAGCTGAACAGCCTGATGAATATCCCGGCGATCCTTTCCCGCTTTGCAGGTAAAGGCCTGCTGTACAGCGAGAACGGTTACCTGCGCTGGTATGTGGCGTCCATGAGCATCGGTGCGGTTGTCGTGCTGGCGCTGCTGATGGTGTTGCGTTGA